Part of the Novipirellula artificiosorum genome, TCAGTTCGACCTGGTCTTCGCGTTTCCGTGGCCGGGCGAACAGGCGTTCTTTGCAAAAGTATTCGATGAATTTGCATCCAACGGCGCGTTATTGTTAACCTACAACGGCATCAATCAGCTGCAATTGCAACGTCACATTTGCTCCGCTACGGTGAATTAGCCGGTAGTTCGGTCGTTTCGATTGCCTCGTATCGGCGCCGATTTAGCAACCGTTGCCACCAATTCGCTCGCCTCAGCATCGGGTCATTTGAGCTGACTCGATGGCGCTTTCCGCGACGCGTGCACAACTGCACCTCGCCTGAATCGAGTAGCTTTTCCACAATCCAGTATTTGTCGACCGTGTAGTGATAAAGATCGCCCTTACTGGCCGGATGAACATTGGATGCTCGTTGCCCGGGTGAAGTGCTGCTTTTTTGCTTACGGTAAATCACCCAGTCACCGCAATTCCATTCCGTTTGACCCATTTTCGGTCCTCCTCTCTCTATTAAGGCAGAAGGTTGCTGGCAAAGCAATTGGCCACTGGTTGCTTCGAGACTCTGCCAAAGTAGAATCCTCGTCTGCTTCTCCAAAAAAACACTCAAATCACTCCACTATCTTCATAAAGTCGGTCCCTTGGAATTTCCTGTCCTTGTCGAGCTCATTTGTGGCCTGATCGGCGGTCTGGGTATCTTTCTACTCGGTATGAAGAACATGTCCGAGGGCATGCAAGCGGTCGCCGGCAGCAGTTTGCGCCGCATGATCGCGGCGGTCACCAAGAACCGCATTTTAGCCACCCTCGTCGGCGTCGTCGTCACCTGTCTGGTTCAATCCAGTTCGATCACGACCGTGATGGTGGTCGGGTTCGTCAACAGTGGTGTGATGGAATTGTCACAGGCGATCGGCGTGATCATGGGGGCAAACATCGGCACGACAATCACCGGTTGGATTTTGGCGTTGAAGATAGGGAAGTATGGCTTGCCACTGCTCGGCGGTTCTGCGTTTGTCTACCTGTTTTCACGTGGCGACCGATGGCGATACTGGGCAATGTCGATCATGGGGATCGGAATGGTTTTTTTCGGCCTCGAATTGATGAAAGACGCGTGCTCGATCATCAAACAGTTACCCGATTTTGAGGCCTGGTTCCACGCATTCAATGCGGACAGCTATGTGGGTGTCTTGAAGTGTGCGATGGTCGGTTGCATCATGACCACCTTGGTTCAATCGTCCTCCGCCACCCTGGGGATCACGATTTCGTTGGCCAGCCAGGGGGTGATTACATACGAAACGGCTGCGGCTCTCGTGCTGGGCGAGAATATTGGGACAACGATTACCGCGTTCTTGGCTTCATTGGGGGCGACCACCAATGCTCGCCGGGCTGCCTATTTCCACGTCATCTTCAACATGATGGGTGTCCTGTGGATCACCTCGATTTTTTGGTGGTACATCGATTTTATCCAACGTGTCGTTCCGATGGTCACCGGGGGAAGTGTGACCGAGACGGTGACCGTCGACGGCGTTGTCACCTACCCTAACATTACCGCTGGGATTGCCGCGACCCACTCGGTCTTCAATATCGCCAATACGGTTTTGTTCCTAGCCTTTGTGCCGTTGTTTGTCCGGTTCTTGAATTGGCTGGTCCCCTCGAAAGGCTACAAGGAAAAGCCGCGGTTGACCGACTTGGATATCCGAATGCTCGATACGCCCATGTTGGCAATTGAGCAATCGGGGCGTGAGGTCGAACGGATGGCCGACGGGTGTTCCAAAATGCTCGCTTGGCTCGCCGAATTGATTCAACAAGATTCGCCCGACCGAGTCATGGGCGACCGGCTCAAGAAACGCGAGCAAGTGCTTGATTCGATCCAGGACGAAATCGCGGTCTATGTCACGAATTTGTTGTCCGGGAATCTACCGCACTCGGCTGCGGATGAAGCGCGACGCCAATTGCGAATGGCTGACGAATACGAATCGATTAGCGATTACCTGACGAACCTTGACAAGTTCGATCGAAAGCTGCGCCGCGATGGATTGCGATTCACCGAATCGCAGCGATTGGACTTGGTGGAACTGAATCACCACGTTTCCGAATACATGCAGGCGGTCAATGAAGCGTTGCACAAAGGGGACGCCAACGTCGTCACCAAAACGGATCCTGCGTCCAAGCGAGTCAAGACGCAAATCAAACTGCTGCGTCGAAAGCACCTTGATGAGCTTTCGGGCGGTGAGATTGCCCCGCTGGTGAGCGTGGCCTACTTGGCCTCACTCAATGCGTTTGCCCGTGTTCGAGACCATCTGCAAAACATCGCCGAGTCGATTTCAGGCGAAAAATAAAAAAAATCTTGCTTCGAGGGCACCCTATTTGCCCTCGATCTCGCTTTGAGGTCGACTATTCGCCGGGCCCTACGGAGGTGACGAAATCGCGCTTTGCGGAGGGTTCCGCGAAACCTTAGGCTGTCGCTGTGGTTTCATCCGAATGTTTGGTGACGAAGCCAGCATCGGCCCCGACCCTTTGCGATACGAGACTGCCTTCGATGGTTTTCAATCGTTCTAGTGCTATTTTGCGTTTGGCTTGCCTGCCGCGGATAAGATTCAGTCTACCGCTGCGTCAATTCGCCTCGCTCATCCTCTGCGGCTTCCATTTCGCTGTACTTGCGAGCACAGCCCAAGCCGTGGTTCAGCCTCATCCCGATGACTCGGAGGTGGTCGATCGTGGATTCCTCTTTTTTGACGGCAAATACATCGAACGGCCGTATGTGTTTTATCAACAGGGTTCCGAGTGGTATGTCAACGAGTACTCCTTAGCGAGTCTCGATTACCAAGCTGGCAACAAAGGGCAACCGTTTCCCCCAGACAGAAACCAGCGGTTTGGTGGCCGAAACGAATTCGGCCGCAGAACGGCGAGATCGACAAATGTCGGACGGCGTCCCCCGAGCCCCGACGATCGGAGCCCCGTCGACCGGGGTGTCCGTGATGTACAGTCCATGCTCCACAGCGGCGGGTCAGCCGTTTGCTTCGCCGGTTTTCAACCGGTTACCTTTGATCGAACCAACGCCGGTGCGGAACTGATACAGCGACTAAAAGGGGGGGGCGACATCAAAGGGACTGAGATGGAAGAGAGCTACAAGATCGGCCCGGTATCGGAGCAGGCCCGCGATCACATTGAACAATGGATCGCGAGCTATGAACCTTCGCGGGCATTCCTCCAGAACGCCAACCCGGAACTCAAATACCTCTCCTGGGTCAACAACAATACCCAATCCGTCAGTGAATCGGTTTTGCGATTGCAACGCTGGAGCTATCCGCTGACCCTTTTTGCAATGGTCTTGGTGGTGCTCGGGTTTGGCCACTTGCTGTCTCACCGACCAAGCGAGAGTGATCAAGGGGATCAACGAGCAAAACGAGAATCCGATCGTCTGTTCCGTCGTTCTCTGCTGCTGATCGCCGGGTTATCGTTGCTCGATCTTGTTTGGACTATCTTGGCTTCACAATCCGGCACGATGAAGGAACTGAATCCAATTGGCAGTGGGATGATCGACGATCCGTTGCAACTGACCGCGTTCAAACTGTTCGTGACCACCATGGCAATTGGACTGTTCTATATACTGCGGCGGGCACCACTGGCTCAGCGAGCTTCGTGGTGGAGCTGCTTGGTGCTGACGCTCGTCGCGGCCCGATGGCTGGTCTTCAATTCGATGTTCTTGTCGTAACAAACAGTTCCGTCGGATGAACCAGAAAAACCGTCTGCCATCCCACAAAAAAACCCGCCTGCCGAGACCAAAAGGTGTCTCGACAGACGGGCGAGTTCTCGCGTTATCCAAATTTAGATGATCGCGAGTGGGGTGGCTGCGCCGAAGCATCAGCCCGCCGACTTTTACTACGGGTTACCACCCCGTTGGCAAGTACAGCAATATTCCACTTGATCACCTCCTTCCACTATTTGGTTAGACGACCGCCACCCAGGTGCCAACCAGAATGGGCAGCCAATCGTACGGAAAGTTGACGTCGCGACGCGTCATCGCGACCCGGCATCTCCATTATCCTCACCCGTCAACGCGCGGACAAGGGATTTTTTTGGAGATATTTAGGAAGAGGCAACGGGCAAGTCACAGGTTCGCCGGTTCGATCACCGTTTTCCTTAGATTTCCGCCAATTTCTCGGCTGCTGCGGCACACAACGATTTCGCCTCCTGCTCGGTTTCTGCCTCCGCGATCAGCCGGACAATCGGTTCGGTATTGCTGCCACGGACCAGCAACCATTTGTTTTTCCATGCTAAACGCAGCCCATCCCCCGTCGACGCTTCCGCGTCCCGATGGGAGTCGATCAGTTTGGCAAACAGTGCCGGCAGCATTTCGGCAGACACTTGGGCTTTGGTTTTATGAATGTGTAGTTTGGGCAATGCGTTGGCCAGCTCCGAGAGCGCTTTTTGAGTGGATGTCATCAAGTCAAGAACTTGAGCCATCCCGACGAAGCTGTCTCGCACGTAACCGACCCGTGGATCAATGGGCCCCCCGTTCCCTTCGCCACCGTAGGTTGCTTTCTTTGCGATCATCATGTCCGCCACGTTGGCTTCACCCACCGCGCTGCGATACGACTCGACTCCCGCCGCCGTCGCCAACCGCTCACTCATCCCACTGGTGGCGCCATTGATCACCACGGGACCGCATGTTTCCGGTTGTCCTAACGCTCGCTGAACACATAGCGCCAACGTGTACTCTTCGCCAATGTAGCGACCGTCCGCATCGACCAGCGCCAAACGATCCGCGTCGGGATCCTGGCAAAAACCGACATGACACTTGAGCCGGCAAACTTGGTCGGCAATGCCA contains:
- the glmM gene encoding phosphoglucosamine mutase, which codes for MSDLIISVSGLRGIVGQSLTPTVAVRFAAAFSSKLPAGPVIVGRDGRSSGPMLCQAILAALRACGRDCIDADVVATPTLGVLVRERNAAGGIQVSASHNPPPYNGIKLFGPEGRVLDADRGAAIRDAYFDGQADWCGFDRIGSVCCEADPHAAHLQAVLNTVDVESIAAAGHRVLLDSNHGAGALMGERLLKQLGCDVVVLGGVPDGQFEHVPEPTAENLRGIADQVCRLKCHVGFCQDPDADRLALVDADGRYIGEEYTLALCVQRALGQPETCGPVVINGATSGMSERLATAAGVESYRSAVGEANVADMMIAKKATYGGEGNGGPIDPRVGYVRDSFVGMAQVLDLMTSTQKALSELANALPKLHIHKTKAQVSAEMLPALFAKLIDSHRDAEASTGDGLRLAWKNKWLLVRGSNTEPIVRLIAEAETEQEAKSLCAAAAEKLAEI
- a CDS encoding DUF5658 family protein, with product MVQPHPDDSEVVDRGFLFFDGKYIERPYVFYQQGSEWYVNEYSLASLDYQAGNKGQPFPPDRNQRFGGRNEFGRRTARSTNVGRRPPSPDDRSPVDRGVRDVQSMLHSGGSAVCFAGFQPVTFDRTNAGAELIQRLKGGGDIKGTEMEESYKIGPVSEQARDHIEQWIASYEPSRAFLQNANPELKYLSWVNNNTQSVSESVLRLQRWSYPLTLFAMVLVVLGFGHLLSHRPSESDQGDQRAKRESDRLFRRSLLLIAGLSLLDLVWTILASQSGTMKELNPIGSGMIDDPLQLTAFKLFVTTMAIGLFYILRRAPLAQRASWWSCLVLTLVAARWLVFNSMFLS
- a CDS encoding Na/Pi cotransporter family protein, with protein sequence MEFPVLVELICGLIGGLGIFLLGMKNMSEGMQAVAGSSLRRMIAAVTKNRILATLVGVVVTCLVQSSSITTVMVVGFVNSGVMELSQAIGVIMGANIGTTITGWILALKIGKYGLPLLGGSAFVYLFSRGDRWRYWAMSIMGIGMVFFGLELMKDACSIIKQLPDFEAWFHAFNADSYVGVLKCAMVGCIMTTLVQSSSATLGITISLASQGVITYETAAALVLGENIGTTITAFLASLGATTNARRAAYFHVIFNMMGVLWITSIFWWYIDFIQRVVPMVTGGSVTETVTVDGVVTYPNITAGIAATHSVFNIANTVLFLAFVPLFVRFLNWLVPSKGYKEKPRLTDLDIRMLDTPMLAIEQSGREVERMADGCSKMLAWLAELIQQDSPDRVMGDRLKKREQVLDSIQDEIAVYVTNLLSGNLPHSAADEARRQLRMADEYESISDYLTNLDKFDRKLRRDGLRFTESQRLDLVELNHHVSEYMQAVNEALHKGDANVVTKTDPASKRVKTQIKLLRRKHLDELSGGEIAPLVSVAYLASLNAFARVRDHLQNIAESISGEK